Genomic segment of Desulfobacterales bacterium:
TTTATCCGCAAGGTAATGTTCATTAAATATGCCATGACCTTTATCTGCCTGCCCGGCGGGTTCGGCACCCTGGATGAGATGTTCGAGGCGCTTACCCTGATCCAGACCCGGCGGATCAAGCCGTTCCCCATTATCCTGGTGGGCAGCGAGTTCTGGGGCGGGCTGCTCGACTGGATCAAGGAAAAGATGCTTTCGGTCAACAATATCGATGCGGATGACATGTTGATTTTCAGCCTGATGGACGATCCCGATGAAATCGTCGCCCATATCCGGAAAACCGTTATCCTTTAGGGGCGGCCCGGCGTGGTTAAGACCATGATTGTTCAACTAGCCGATATTATCCTGCTTTTAAACGGAAGCTCAGGGGGGAAGGTATGGCACAGATTGATGCTTTTTTTAAGTTGATGAACGAACAGGGCGCTTCGGACCTGCACATGGTGTCCGGTCAGCAGCCCTTTCTTCGGATCCGCGGCGACATTGAGCCGGTGAAGTATAAGATCATGGAGAACGAAGAGCTGAAGGCGATGCTCTACGAGATCTGTCCGGAGGAGAAGATCAAGATCTTCGAGGAAACCGGGGACGTTGATTTCGGCTATGAGATCCCGGGACTTGCCCGCTATCGCGCCAACTTTTTCTTGCAGAGAAAAGGGATTGCCGCGGTTTTTCGCGAGATTCCCACCAACATCCTTACCTGTGAGCAACTGGGGCTGCCGTTGGTGGTCGAAAAGCTGGCTACCCTGCCCAAGGGGCTGGTCCTGGTCACCGGCCCCACCGGCAGCGGCAAATCAACCACCCTGGCGGCAATTATCGACAAGGCCAACCGGACCCGCAAGGATCATATCCTGACCATTGAGGACCCGATCGAGTTTGTCCACCAGAGCCGGATGGCCGTGGTCAACCATCGGGAGATCGGCACCCATACCAAGAGCTTTTCCGCGGCCCTGCGCGGGGCGCTCCGCGAGGATCCCGACATCATCCTGGTCGGCGAGATGCGTGACCTGGAAACAATTTCCCTTGCCATGGAGGCGGCGATGACCGGACATGTGGTCTTCGGCACCCTGCATACCCTGAACGCCTCAAAGACCGTGGACCGGGTTATTGAGATTTTTCCCGCCGACCAGCAGGAACAGGTGCGCTCCACCCTGGCCGATGCCCTGAAGGCGGTTATCTCTCAGACCCTGTTCAAGCGGCGCGACATCAAGGGCCGGGTCGCGGCCCTTGAAATCCTCATCTGCACCTCGGCGGTGCGCAACCTTATCCGGGAGGGCAAGACCTATCAGCTGCCGTCTGTTATGCAGACCGGCAAGAAGTTTGGCATGCAGACCCTGGACGATGCTATCCTGGAGCTTGTAAAGAAGACCTGGATAAGCCCGGAGGATGCCTACATCAACTGTATCGACAAGGTCAAGTTTCTGCCCTACCTGAAACACGGCGCCGACGATTTTATCGATGTCTGACGAACCGGACCGTCAGCCGGATTTGTACCAACAGGCCCGCGGCCGACCATGCCGCGGGCCTATTGTGTTTTGAGATGTCCGCTACAGACGAGACTGTTTCTTTCGTCGGCAGTACATGTAATGGCGCCCTGTTTGAAAGTCATCAGACCTTTGATTCCCTGTTGTCGGCTCCGTTGCGCCAACCGGGCGGCAGTGGTTGCGGCCTGATGGGAATTGCCGCTGGAGATAAGAAGATATTCGGGTGACACGGCGTTGATGAATGATTGACTGTTGGATGTCCTGCTGCCGTGATGCGGCGAGAGCAGGACATCCGCCTTCAGGTCGCGGTGTTGTTCGATAAGCTTGAGTTCCCTTTCCCTGTCGATATCGCCGGGGAAGAGAAAGGAGGCGAATCCGGTCTCCAGTTTGAGTACCATGCCTTCCTGGTTCGGGTTCGCGCCGGGCCTGCCCTGGTGTTGTTCCGGCTCCGGCCCAGGGGGATTTTGCGGTTGGCCGAAATTGGCCAGACAGAAGAGTCGCGCATTGTTGCTTTCCAGAAGCAGGTCCCCGGCTCCGGCCACTCTTTGTTCTATCCCCCGCCTTCTTGCCTGTTCCAGCATTTTTTTATATCCCGGTTCCGCCCTGGTTTTGCCGTTTGTCCACAAGGTGTCCGGCCTGAATCGGTCAATGATGAAAGGGAGGCCGTTGTAGTGGTCCGCATGGGGATGGGAGACAATTATCCCGTCAAGACCGAGAACCCGGTGCTGCCAGAGAAAGGGAGCAATGATGTCCCGGCCGACATTGAAGCGGGCTGACGTCGGGCCGCCGCCGTCCAGGAGAACGGTCCGTCCTCCGGGAAACTCGATCAGGGTGCTGCTGCCCTGACCGACATCAAGCTGGGTGACCGTGGTGGTGGTCGTGAACTTTCTATGTAACTGGATTCCTGCTTCAATGCCGACGGTGGCACTGATACAGAGCAGGGCAATCAGCAGGAGGCGCCGGCCGCGCATGGTCAACAGGGCGAAGATGAACAGGTAATAGAGCGCGATTTCCGGAATGGTCGGTGCGGGCAGCCATAATACGGCCCAGGGGAAGTGGGTGCTCAGAAAACCGCAGAGAGCGGCCCCGGCCGTCAATCCCAGGCTGCCGAGCTTGATAAGGGCGACCGCCGCCGCCGGTGAGACCAAATGCAGGGTGATTGCGGCCAGACCGATGGTCAGCGACCAGATGCAGAGCAGGGGTTCCACCAGCAGGGTGGCAAGCGGGCCGAGCAGGGAAATACGGTGGAAATGATAGGCGAGAAAGGGAGCGATTCCGACGAGCACCACGGTGGAGATAAGGAGCCCGGCCAGGGCCCAGTCCTGCCATAACGGCCGGGCCGGGGTCGGCGCGGTTGTCTTTTCCTCCCTGCCGGCCGGGAAATAGCGGGGCTGACAGGCAGTGAACAGGGCGATGGCCAGTACCGCCCCGAAAGAAAGCTGAAATGAGGCGCTGAACAGGCTTAAGGGGTGAAGAATGAGAACGATAAACGCGGCCAGGGCCAGGTTGGGGAGCAGGGATTTTCGGCAATCAAACAGCAGGGCCAGGACAACCACCGCGGCCATGAGCAGTGCCCGGGTCACCGGGATGTTCAGTCCGGCGATAAAGGCATAGCCGGTCACGGGAAACAGGGTGATCAGGGCGGCGATTTTTTTGGCCCGAAAGCGCAGCAGGAGCCAGGTGGATTGACCCAGCAGCCGGGAAAAGATGACATAGAAAAGGAAAGCCAGCAGGCCGAGATGGAGTCCGGAAATGGCAAGCAGGTGCGTGCACCCGCTGTTCTGGAATGAGTCCCGGATATCGGCTGGGATGTCGGATTTGTCGCCGATGAGAATCGCCTTGTACAGTCCCCGGGTGCGCGGATCCAGATTCCGGTCCAGAAAGCGGGCTATCCGGTAGCGGGCCCGTTCCGCTTGAAACCTGATGGCATGGGAGGGGGGCGGCCGGCCCGGAAGCAGATCCGGGAGCAAGGTGATATTGGCCGGGGTGGTGATCCAGCCGCTGACCCAGAGTCCCTGCCGGGCAAAAAAAGTTTTCAGATTGAATGCGCCGGGGGTGGCAAGGAAAGAGATCGGCGACAACTGGGCCCTTGCCGTCAGGCGGCGGCCCGGGGTCAACTTCTCCATTGGTTCGCCTTTCAGGGTGAGGCGGACCAGGCCGGTCGCCTTGCGGACTGTATCGGGATCGGCCGGGAAGATGAGATATTCCGCCTCAATCAGCATTACGGTTTTTGGACCGGTGTCCGGGTCGGTGATTCTGCTGGGCGCCCGGATAAGAGTCCCGGAAACGGCCACCGTCTGGCGGGTTGTAATTTGGTTGCGGACATGATGTAGTGCGGTTGGCGGGTCAAGATACGGGCCGGCGTGAATGAGGCCGACCAGGAAGAAGAAGGGAAAGAGGAGCAGGGTCCCCATGGCTTGGGCCTTGCCCTTGCGGCTGAATAAGATCGCCGCGGCCAGGAAGAGGGCAATCACCAGGACAATGGTGTTGTCTTCGGGCGATATTGCCTGGGCCGCGGCGATTCCGGCGCTAAAGGCAACAACCGCCAGCAGCAGCAGATGGCTGGAGCGCCCGGAGAGCGGAAAGGGGGTCTTGTCAGGTCCGTTTGCCATTGGCCACTGGTCCTGTCGCCGTCTTGCCGTTGGTAGTTATGTATTGTTTATACGAAAGTCACCATCAATCGCGGTCCTTGCCATGCCCTGTTATTGTCCAGCCTTGCTGGTTGGTAACCGCCATCAGGGACGAAGTCCCGGCAGATTCCTCCGGGATTTATATCTCGCTCTGATACAGGCGCCGGAGCAGGGTGATCTTCTTTTGCGCTTCAGCCGGCAGGGTGATCCGGTATTTTTCCAGGTACTCGGCGGCAACGCGGTGGGTATTGAATATAGGGGCGTTGAGGGCGAGGTTCCTGAAGCTTTTGTCCAGATACTGCGGCCGCAATTCCGGATCGTAGAAGGTTTTAAGGATTTCGGGGAAGAGACGGTAAAAGGCGGCGGAATCCTCGGCATAGAGCAGGGCTGCCGGGTCCTCGCTCAGTCCCTCTTCATGGAAAGCTCCTTCGTGGCCGAATTTCCAGCCGGTGGCCCCGTCATGAAATCCTTCAGCCCACCAGCCGTCCATAATGCTGATGTTGGGGACCCCGTTCAAGGCCGCCTTCATCCCGCTGGTGCCGCTGGCCTCCAAGGGACGTTTCGGATTGTTGAGCCAGGCATGCACACCCGCCACCATCAGTTTGGCGATTTTCATATCATAGTTCGGGATAAAGACCAGCTTGGCCAGGCCCTGGCTTTTTTTGAACAATTTCTCCTGGGAGTCGAGGATAAGCTTGATCACCGACTTGCCGGGTTCGTCCGCGGGATGGGCCTTGCCGGCAAAGAGGAAATTGACCGGTTTGCCCAGGGAGACGATTATTTCGGCCAGGGCGTCGATGTCTTCGAATATCAGATCCGGCCGTTTATAGGTGGAGAAGCGTCGGGCAAAGCCAATAGTGAATGCCGCGGGGTCAAGGGGTTGCTCCTTCTCATCAAGGAATGAGAGAAAATTGGGCGGGTCGATCCAGGTCTCGTGGACCTGCAACCGGTGGCGATGCAGCATGGCGTTGACATATTCGGTGAGCCTGATGCTGTCCCGGGCCCAGGCCCTTTCCAGGGCGGTCCGGAATCTATGGTTCATGATGAGTGAGTCCGTGTTGGCAAACACACTGGGATCATGCCGCCAGTTGTCAAGCTCGGGAAAGCCGTCAAAAACCTCGGCCCGGGCATCGCTGATCCAGGTAAGGTGGTGAACCCCGTTGGTAATGGCGGTGATTTTCTCCGCATACTCCGGGAACTGGTGCCTGGTCACGTCCCGGTGCAGACGGCTCACGCTGTTGGTCGCCCGGTTGACCTTCATCGCCATGGCAGTGAAGTTATAGGACGACGGCGTTGTCTTGTCCCGGGCCAGGAGATTGAGACAGCGCAGGCAGAAGCGATGACTGATACCGGCGTAGACCGTTTTGGTGAACCGGTCGTGGCCGGCGGCCACCGGCGTATGGATGGTGTAGATAACATTTTCCGAGACGGTGTCGGCCGCGGCGAGTATATCCTCGTCCGTGGCGAGTTTTTGAAAGTCCGGGCCAATGGTTTCCAGGAGCTGATCGGCGAGGAGTTGGAGGATAACCACCACGCCATGCTGTTCGTTGAGATGGAGGGTTTTTGCGGTGAGGCCGAGAAGTTTCGTCAGTTGGTGGATTCCAGCCCCCAGCATTCGCCGCTGGATCGCCTTCATCCGTTCCGAGCTGCTGTCATAGAGACGGTCGGCGGCCCGGCGGATCCATTCCGGCGAGTTGGGTCCGCTGTAGTCAAGAAGGAACTCCGGGATAAAGAAATCTAGGTTCTCATTGATCTCCAGCTTTACCCAGATCCGGGCATAGGCCATGCTCACCCGGTCATTTTCGTCAAAGAACGGGATTTCAAGTTCAAGGGGCCGATCAGGAAACCCCGGGTTCCTGAGCAGGTAGAGCCCCGGGGTTTTTTCCGGTTCCCAGTGGGTGGCCCAGATGACCTGGCCGATCCGGGAGTCGACCATCTGGGAGAAATACCCCTTCCGGTAGAGCAGGGAAACGGCTGCCACCGGAATCTTGCATGCGGCGAAGCTTTTCAGGGTGTCTCCGGCCAGCACCCCGAGGCCGCCGCTGTAGTTGGGGATTTTTTCCGGGCCGTGCAGGTGGCGCATGATAAAGCCGTCCAGCAAGGGGTCGCTGCTGTTGCTGATTTTCAACTCCTGGAGCCTGGACTTGACCGGATTAAAGACATCAAGATCAGCGCCGATTTCCATGCTGATATAGATAACCGAGTTGCCATCCGGCGAGGTAAGGTTGCCCCACACCTGATCAAACACCTTCTGGGATATCCCGAAGAAAGTTCCGAGGTCATTGGTGGCGAGCAGATCGCGTAAAATTTCTTCCTTGTTCAGGGGATGGTTTTCCTGGGTTTGCATGTCGTTGTTGCAGTGTTTGCAGTAATAAATAATGAATTTTTCGGGCCACCCGGCATCGGGACGGGAACGCCCCGGGGAAGAGACCCTGTTGCCTTGAAAGAATAAACTCTAATTAATCAAAAAGACATTGAATTTTCAGGCGGTCTTCTTTATGGTAGACCAACGTTTGGTAGTAGATATGGAGCGTTCCGGTTGTCCGTCTATACTTTTTTCAAATAATTTACAAGATTTTTTTCATGACCCGATACTGGTGCGAGGAGGAGTGAGATGAAGAAGATAAGTCGGTTGGCGTTGGCTGTAATCCTGGCCCTGTCCGTTGGTCTGGCCGTTTCGGGATGTTCCCGGAAAAAGGTGGTATCCGAGGCCGGGCCCGCTGCGCCGGCTCCGGTTGTTGTAACCCCGGACAGTGGTGACACCGGCGGCATGGCGGCCACAGAGGAACCCCTTGACTCCACCGGGCCTGCAGTGCTTGCCGGCGCCCAGACCATTCTTGAGGGCAGGACCTCGGCTCCGTTGCTGCCGGTTTATTTTGATTTTGATAAGTCGAATATCCGGGCCGACCAGGTTGAGCGGATTAAGCAGAATGGTGCTTTTCTGCAGTCGAACCCCGCAACCGCTGTCCGGATCGAGGGCAACTGCGACGAGCGGGGCACCAATGAGTACAATGCGGCCCTGGGTGAACGGCGGGCCTTGAGCGCCAAGAAATACCTGGTCAACCTCGGGGTTTCCGCCGGCCGGCTGACGACCATCAGCTATGGCGAGGAAAGGCCGTTGTTGCACGGCCATGACGAGTTGTCCTGGGCCCAGAACCGGCGGGCCGATTTTGTAATTAACCGGTAAGACGGTTGGGTGGCGGGAAGCCGGACCAGGTTGTCGGGATCTCCTGATTCGGCTGTTCCCTTGTTGTTGGGGTAATGGACCTGTAAGCAACCGGGGTGGGACAGTCGCATTGACTTCTCATCCCGGTTTTTTTATGTGTTTTATTATAATTTTGACATGTGAGGTGTGAGGTTATGAATAGAATGAAAGTGTGGGCGGTAATGGTCGTTGTCTTGCTGTTGGCGGTACAGACCGTCTCCAGTGAGGCCCTGGCCGGTGACGAGAAAACAGTGACCATTGCAACCGTCAAGCTCAAGGAGGTCCTGACCAGGACGCCCGGGGCAAAAGAGGCGCGGGCAGCGGCGAACAAGATCGTTAATGCCAAAAAGGCTGCATATGAAAAGGAGTTCAACAAGGATTCAAAGGAACTTGAGGAATTGCAGGCGCAGATCAACAGCGCGGTCTTGAGTGCGGAAGCACGAGAGAAAATGATTGTCGAGTTCCGGAAAAAGGGCGCGGTCCTGCAGCAGAAAGTAAGACTTGCCCAGGTGGAACTGGACAAGCTGGACCAGCAGGCCATGGAGCCGGTCCTGGCGGAACTCCATGCGGCGTTGGCCGGGATTGGCAAGGAACACGGATTTACCTTGATCCTTGAGAATTCGCGCACCGGGCTGGAGTCGCCCCATGGTCTGCTTTACGCGGATGAATCCATCGATATCACCGACCTGGTCGTCGAGGCCCTGGCGGCGCGGCTCGCCGGGATCAAGAAATAACGGTCGCAATCCGGCTGGAAGCCGGCCGGGCCGGAGAGATCCGGGGATGAGGATAATCGCGGCACAAGCGTCCGGCCGTTACCAGGCGATTCCCCCTTGGCCGCGCCGTCAGGGATGATCTTCCGGGTGCAGCCGCCAGACGAAGATATTGGCGGCAATCTCATCGGCCAGCGCCAGTTCGGTGTTGCCGAACTTGATACAGATTGTCGGGCTGTTCCGGTGCACGGTGAGCACCACCCCGGGATGGAGGCCAAAAGAGATCAACTGGTGGAAGTTTGAATGGGTGATCGGCTTGATGTAGGTTATCTTGCCGCGTTCCCCCGCCTTTAGTTCGGACAGGCTGACCACGGCCCGGTCCACCACTGTCAACCCCTTGGTGCAGCAACGGCCCCTGGGGATCGGCTTGCCGTCCGGGCAGACCTCCGGGTGCCCCAGCAGGGTGCAGATGGATTCCTCCACCTCCGGCTGGAGGCAGTGTTCAACCTTGCAGGCCACCTCTTCCATGTCCGAGTTTCTCAACTGGAGGATGCTGGACAGCAGGACCTCGGCCAGCCGGTGTCTCCGGACCAGCCCCGCGGCAATAACCTTGCCCGCTTCGGTCAGGTGGATATCGTTATCCTGGCGATGGATCAGCCCCTCCTGCTGGAGGGTGAGCAGGTCCTGGTCCGCAATCTCCACCGGGCAGTTCTTCTTGATCTCTTCCAGCCCGGGTTTCCGATATTCGTTGCTGACCCAGACCGCCTCCAGGATTTCTTCAAGTTCCTCTCGCAACATGTTCTTTACTCCTCAGGAAAAGGTGATTCCCAACAGCCGGCAGGCGTGGTTAAGCAGGGTGCCAGCGGTAATGGCGTAGATGAGCACGGCGGTGACAATTATCGTCGCGACCCTGGCGCCCCGTTCCTTGAACAGTACGATAATCGCATTCATGCAGGGGGTGAGAAAGGTCATCACCAGCAGGTTGACCACCAGCTGGCGGTTGGTGTACACGTTGTGCAGATGTTCCAGTTCGGCGGCCCCGCTTTCCCGCCTGATAATGGTCTTGATGAACACCTGAACGCTTTTCTCCGGCAGGCCCATCATGGTTGTAACCAGCGGCCGGGCCGCCCGTTCCAGCATCTCAAGGCCGCCCATCCGCTGGAACAGAAAGACCACCAGGGAGGCCAGGATAAATATCGGTACCGTCTCTATCATGAAAAAATAGGTTTTGCGGGCCGCATTCTTGACAACCATGGTCAGTTTAGGGACCCGCAACGGCGGGATCTCCATGAGGAACGGGGAACGGGTCCCGGGCAGGATCTTGTTCAGGATAAAGCCGGCAATAAAGACCTGGGCGAGAAGTAAGCCGAATACGGTCAGGGAGGCGGAGACCGGCATCCGGCCCAGGATAATCAGCATCACCGCGATCAGCGGGGCGCAGGGTATGCCCAGCAGCAGCAGCAGGGTGGCGATGATCCGTTCCTTGTTCGAACCGAGCATCCGGGTGGTGAGGATGGCCATGGTGACACAGGAAAAACCCATGATCAGCGGGATGACCCCCTTGCCGTTCAGCCCCATTTTCTGAAAGATTTTGTTGAGCAGGATCGACAGCCGGGGCAGATAGCCCGAGTCCTGCAGGATTCCAAAGGCGATGTAGAAACAGAAGAATACCGGCAGCACCAGACCAAGGGCCAGGAATACGCCGGTGGGCAGGATGCCGAAGTCGGGATCCACGATCATGTCCCGGATAAATGCACTGGGGATCGGGGCGACCAGTTTCACCGTGAGCGGGATCAGGAATTTTTCGAACAGGGTGGCGTTGATGGTATCCACCACCAGGGTGGCGGCAAAGGAGCCGACAAAGAGATACATTGCCGCCACCACCGCCATGGCAATGGGGATGCCGGTATGCAACTGGGTGCACCAGTCGCCCATGGTGACCAGAAACGGGTTCCTGGTGGGCGGCCTAACCTGTTGGATCTCCCGGGCCACCTGTTCCGCCCTGTTGTTATAAAGGGTGCTGACCAGAATCCGGAATCCTTCGGGATCCTGCCGGCGATGGGCCGCGGCAAGTTCCTTCAGCTCGACCAGGGTCGCTTCATCATAGCGGCGGGCCAGATAGCGCTCTATTTCCCGGTCTTCGGTAAGGAGTAACAGACCGATGCCCCGGGGCGAGATGGCCGGGCCATCGAGGCGGGCGGCAACCTTTTCAAAAAAATCCTCCACCCAATCCGGATATGTGACCCGGGCGGTGGCTGGCCGCATTTCCTTTAGTGCCGCCAGCAGCGAGCGGAGGCCGACACCCTCCTTGGCAATGGTGGCGCATATTTCGATTCCAAGGATCCGGCTGAGCCGGTTGAAGTCGATCTCCACCCCGCGGGAAGATGCCTCGTCAACCATGTTGACGGCCAGCAGCATGGGCAGGCCGTACTCGGCGTATTGAAAGGCAATGGCCAGGGACCTGGTGATGTTCTTGGCGTCAGCCACCAGGATAACCCCCTGGGCCGGCGCCGGGTCAGCGGGTGAGAGTAGAATGTCCCGGGAGACAAGCTCGTCCTCGTTCTGGGAAAAGATGGAGCATATGCCCGGGGTAAGAAAAAGGGTCTGGCCGGTATCCTTGATCAGCCCCTTTTTGATCGATACCGTGGTGCCGGGGAAGTGAACGGTTGTGATCTCCCGGCAGAGCTGGCGAAACAGGGTGGACTTGCCCACGTTCATGTTGCCGACCAGGACAAGGCCGGGTTGTTCCCGGGCCGGGCCTGGTCCCTGGGCGCAACATTTTTGTTCATGATTGGGGAGGTTCATTGCAATGGCATTTCTTGTTATGGTGAAACAGGCCGTGGTTGCCGGGGTAGTGCGGGGGTAGCGGGTCTTATACCAGTTGAGCGAGAACTGAACTGAGTCCATTTCCGCCGGGTCCGGTTGTTTGATCGCGGAGCCAAGATAGCGTTCTTTTCCTGCAAAGTCAAAATATTTTTTTGGAGACCGAATCAATTTCGGAGCCCCTAATCTTTTCCGGTAAAAAAACCGTTGCCAGTGAACGGGCGCTGGCAGACGCAGGCAACGGTTGCCGCCGGAACAGCCTGTTGTCAGGGGTGTTGACATGGTTGTGGTTGTAAATCCGCATCGCCTGGTGTATGTCCATAGCAGGTTGAGGCGGGACGCTGCGGACGAATCGCTGCCCGGCGCCTATGGTGCGTTGCGGCGATCACGGGCATCGCGGCCGCGGTCTTTCCGCATCCCATACTTTTGTGGAATTTTCCGTAACTCGCACCGTACATCCCGTGGGTGGCTGGTGTTGCGGAGTTGATCCATCGGAATCAGAGGGAGTTTTGTATGAACAGGCCGTTGAGCATGACCGGGTTTGGCCGCGGCGAGAGCAGTGGTGACGGCAGAACATGGGTGGTCGAATTACGTTCCGTCAATCACCGTTTTCTGGATGTCAAAATCAGGATGCCCTGGAAATATGCCGCTCTTGAGGAGAGGGTCAAGCGGGAGCTTGGCCGTTACTACGGCCGCGGTCATATCGATCTGACGGTCAGTAGCAACGGTGATGGCGGTGCGGGAGTCCGTCTCGAGGCAAATCTGCCCCTGGCCCGGGAATACCATAACTGCCTGAAGCAGATTCATCAGGATCTGCAACTGACCGGGGCCCCGGACCTGGCGATGGTGCTCTCCTGTCGGGACGTGATCGGACCGGCCGCCGAGGTTGAGGAAGATCTGGACAGGGCCTGGTCCTTTATCGGTGAAGCGCTCAACAGGGCGCTCAAAGACGCGCTGGCGATGCGGGAGAAGGAGGGCCGGACATTGAAGGCCGATCTTCTCGGCCGTCTCGAAACCTTTGCCGGAACCGTGGAAAGAGTGGAACTGGCGGTCCCGGATATCAACCGGAAAAGGCAGGAAAGCCTGAAAGAACGGCTTGACAATCTCCTGCAAGGCGTTGATATTGACCCGGTGCGATTGGCGCAGGAGGCGGCGGTCCTGGTCGATAAGTCGGATATTACCGAAGAGATGGTCCGGCTCCGCAGTCATATGGAGCAGTTTGCCGGGATGCTGGCCGCGGCCGAACCAATCGGCCGAAAGCTTGATTTTCTGATCCAGGAGTTTTTGCGGGAGATCAACACCATGGTCTCGAAAATCGGCAATGCCGCCGTGGCCCATCATATAGTTGATCTCAAGAACGAGTTGGAGAAGATGCGCGAGCAGATTCAAAACCTGGAATAATTTTGAGCCGGGGGGTGTTATGGACGGCAGGATGATTAACGTGGGCTTTGGCAACACGGTTGTTGCCAGACGTATTCTGGCCATTGTTTCTCCCCATTCTTCCCCGATGCGCAAGCTCAAGGATGAGGCCAGGAAGACCGGTCGCCTTATTGATGTCACCGAGGGGCGGCGGACCAGATCGATTATTATCCTGGACAGCAACCATGTGATCCTTTCTTCGGTGCAGCGGGAGACCCTGACCCAGCGGTTCATGCCGGCAATCATCGACCAACGCGCCATTGAGGAAGGGCAGGAGAGTTGATGCGGGGCGAGTTGTTCATCATCTCGGCGCCGTCCGGCGCCGGCAAGACCACCCTGTTGAAAAAGGTGATGGCCGGGCTGCCCGGGCTGGCCTTTTCGGTTTCCCACACCACCCGGCCCCCCCGGGCCGGGGAAAAGAACGGGGTTGACTATCATTTCGTCGGCCGTGAGACCTTCCGGACGATGCGGGATTCCGGAGAGTTTCTGGAGTGGGCCGAGGTCCATGGAAACTTTTACGGCACCAGCCGTCAGGCAGTGGAGGCCGGTCTGGCCCGGGGACTCGACGTGGTTCTGGACATCGATGTCCAGGGGGCGCGGCAGATATGGGAAGTGATTGACGACTGCTGCTCGATCTTCATTGCCCCGCCGTCAATGGCGGAACTCAGGCGTCGCCTGACCGGACGGTCCACGGATCCGCCCGAAACGATTGAGCTGAGGATAAAAAACGCGCAGCAGGAGATGGCGGCCCTGGACCGGTACCAGTATCTGATCGTCAACGATGACCTGGATACGGCGGCCGAGGTACTCCGTTCGGTGATCATTGCCCAGCGGAGCCGCAAACGCCGTTCTCCTGCCGGCTTTGCCCTGTCCCTTTCTTTTACGGATCAGGATCATGGATAAGAAGGCCCGGCGGGCTGAACCGGAAAAAGAGTCAGGCTACGAGTTGCTCTGGGGTGTCCACCCTGTCCTTGAGATGCTGCGGGACAATCCGCAGCGGGTTAGCGAGATTACCATCCATCGTTCCAGGTCCGGCCCCAGGATCCAGGAGATTATCGATCTGGCCAGGGGAGCAGGGATCAAGCTCCGCTTCGATACCCCCCGGGGGAAGGGACCGGCGGGAGATATCGATGGCAAGGGCCGCCAGGGGGTAATCGCCAGGGTGCTCCCCTTTGCCCTCCTTTCCCTGGACGGCCTGATCGAACGGCTGCGGTCCGTTGACGGGACACCGCTGCTTCTGGCCCTTGATACCATCCAGGATCCCCATAATCTCGGGGCGATCATTCGTACCGCACTGGCTGCCGGCGCCCATGGAGTAATCATTACCAGGGAACGTTCGGCCCCGTTGTCCGGTACCGTTGCCAAGGCCTCGGCCGGAGCGGTTGCCCGCATGGATATCTGCCGGGTTACCAATCTGGTCACCACCCTGAAACGGTTGCAGAAGGAGGGGATCTGGGTATTCGGCACGGTAAAGGATGGACCGTTGACCATCCATCAGGCCGAGTTTACCCGGCCGCTCTGCCTGGTGGTCGGCGGCGAGGGCAAGGGTATCCGGCCGCTGGTGCGGGAGCAGTGCGACTACCTGGTCACCATTCCCATGCAGGGCCGGCTCGATTCGCTGAACAGCTCGGTGGCCGCCGCGGTCTCCCTGT
This window contains:
- the rlmB gene encoding 23S rRNA (guanosine(2251)-2'-O)-methyltransferase RlmB translates to MDKKARRAEPEKESGYELLWGVHPVLEMLRDNPQRVSEITIHRSRSGPRIQEIIDLARGAGIKLRFDTPRGKGPAGDIDGKGRQGVIARVLPFALLSLDGLIERLRSVDGTPLLLALDTIQDPHNLGAIIRTALAAGAHGVIITRERSAPLSGTVAKASAGAVARMDICRVTNLVTTLKRLQKEGIWVFGTVKDGPLTIHQAEFTRPLCLVVGGEGKGIRPLVREQCDYLVTIPMQGRLDSLNSSVAAAVSLYEIVRQRMTEDG